A genome region from Arthrobacter sp. SLBN-100 includes the following:
- a CDS encoding antibiotic biosynthesis monooxygenase family protein codes for MITEHALLPVIAGQEEQFEAAFDRARAIIASMPGFISLSLSRSVESPGTYLLLVQWESLADHTLGFRGSPQYQQWRELLHKFYDPFPLVEHYEIVNSAQPLLAER; via the coding sequence ATGATTACCGAACACGCGCTGCTTCCCGTCATCGCCGGCCAAGAAGAACAGTTTGAGGCGGCGTTCGATCGTGCCCGTGCGATTATCGCCTCCATGCCGGGCTTTATCTCTTTATCTCTCTCGCGTTCGGTCGAATCTCCCGGCACCTACTTGCTGCTCGTGCAGTGGGAGAGCCTGGCAGACCACACCCTTGGCTTTAGGGGATCGCCGCAGTACCAGCAGTGGCGGGAGCTGCTGCACAAGTTTTATGATCCGTTTCCCTTGGTGGAACACTACGAGATCGTGAACTCTGCTCAGCCCCTGCTGGCTGAAAGGTGA
- a CDS encoding DUF1036 domain-containing protein: MGLYFSNGTGDILFVAYAYHAPGCEGGTDWSKKGWYRIAPGGTVKVFSGWAGPGKYFVFAENGSRTRAWSGPFFTQLPSRAFDWCWQTGSTDSRTLGLTKFEVGWGILDHTVRLT; the protein is encoded by the coding sequence ATGGGCCTCTACTTCAGCAACGGCACGGGGGACATCCTCTTCGTGGCCTACGCGTACCACGCTCCCGGCTGCGAAGGCGGCACGGACTGGTCAAAGAAGGGCTGGTACCGCATCGCTCCCGGTGGCACCGTGAAGGTCTTCAGCGGGTGGGCGGGACCCGGGAAGTACTTCGTCTTCGCGGAAAACGGGTCCCGCACCAGAGCTTGGTCCGGCCCATTTTTCACCCAGTTGCCATCAAGGGCATTTGACTGGTGCTGGCAAACCGGGAGTACGGACAGCCGTACGCTTGGTCTCACCAAATTCGAGGTGGGGTGGGGGATTCTCGATCACACTGTCCGCTTGACCTGA
- a CDS encoding helix-turn-helix transcriptional regulator: MEDVVAIGASIRRARKEAGITQATLADLIGTSSRTVHAIETGRGNPSLVTVAAAANAVGLHLRAIDD; encoded by the coding sequence GTGGAAGATGTCGTGGCCATTGGTGCCAGCATTCGGCGTGCCCGCAAGGAGGCCGGCATCACCCAGGCCACACTGGCTGACCTGATCGGAACGTCCTCCCGGACCGTCCACGCGATCGAAACCGGAAGAGGCAATCCCTCCCTGGTAACCGTAGCGGCCGCGGCCAACGCGGTGGGGCTGCACCTCAGGGCGATCGATGACTGA
- a CDS encoding carboxypeptidase-like regulatory domain-containing protein, which yields MAGMLASCATGPSNSGIKGHVTVDAGCPEIINATPCTAIPLPARITIRDAAGTMVRETTANDQGDFQLELQPGTYQLHAVNPSGAPMPSAPPENVVVEAGSFTEVKVAFDSGVR from the coding sequence ATGGCAGGGATGTTGGCCTCCTGCGCAACGGGCCCATCTAATTCAGGGATCAAAGGCCATGTCACCGTCGATGCCGGATGCCCCGAAATCATCAATGCCACCCCCTGCACCGCGATTCCTCTGCCGGCCCGCATCACCATCAGGGATGCCGCCGGGACAATGGTGCGTGAAACCACAGCTAATGACCAGGGAGATTTCCAGCTCGAGCTTCAGCCCGGGACCTACCAGCTTCACGCCGTGAACCCATCCGGCGCTCCAATGCCGTCCGCTCCGCCGGAGAATGTGGTCGTCGAGGCCGGGTCGTTCACGGAGGTGAAAGTGGCGTTCGATTCCGGCGTGCGCTGA